The following DNA comes from Pseudomonas sp. Tri1.
GCGCTTGAAAGTTCATGGGCGGGACTATGGCTGGCCTGGTAAAGCGAATAAGCACTCATGGCATTCGCATACAACACTTCGTCATTGCCGGTTTTATTGGCTGGCCAGTTGTCTTCGATTTCATGGTCGTCGAGGATCATGTAAGTCGGTACCGAGGACATTAACTTTCTGATGTGCGGCTGGGTAAAGGCGGTACGGTATTTAAAGAGAATGTTTTTATAGTTTCGGTCCGGAGCAATGACATTCAAATCGTCCAGATAAATCTGGTCGCCGGTCATCAAGACAGCATTGATCGGCGGGTCGGCCTGCTCCACGACACGGTTGATACCGGCAAAAGTGCGGTCTCCCAGTCCGGGAAGCAGCGGGACGCCGCGAGTGATTCGCAAGTAACGGCAAGAGCCCACGATATAAGCGCGTGGCGTACTGGTTTCACGGGGCTGCGTGCGTAGATGGTAGGTTTTCCTGGGCCATTGCAGCGGCAGTTCCTGAACCGTTTCCACGGTATGGGTTGGGCTTAAGGGGCTGAGCCAGCCTGCCTGGTATTCATAGGTGGTGTCGGGTTGAAGGCCTTGCAAGACGATGACATCGGTCATGTCGCGGTAGGCCTTGAGTTGCACGAAGTGCCCTTTCGACCAGGCAGTATCACCCTGGCGTCTATAACGAATGCCGGCGAATGCCAGATTGTTGTCATGGTCGCCGCGCAGGAATATCCGTGCGTGATCAGTTGTTGTGTGGCCGACAATAGGGCCGACGGTAGGTGTGAACATATTCGAATCCATTCGAAGTTTTTATTGGGTGCAAGTATCAAGTTGCCTCGGCGGTTTGATGCTAAAGCCCGGTGAGCCATAAATATTGATAGGGAAGTGGGCGCAAGTTGTGGGTAATGGCTAATAGAAGGCGTAGTCATTTAAAACTTGTGTGGTAGGAAAATTGCCGCGTTGTTCCGCTATCGCGAGCAAGCTAGCTCCCACAATGGATTTGCGGTGCTGCACATCGTACTTGCAATAAATGAGGCCCCTGTGGGAGCGAGCTTGCTCGCGATGAGGCCGGCATACCCACACCTCCATGATGTTCGACTTGAATTTCAGGCAAAAAAAGCCCCGCCAAACGGGCGGGGTTGAGGTACGAGCGTGGCGCTCGGAAAACGGTGGTCCGAATGGCCCTCCGCAAGGGAGGGCCGCCCGGTGTTACAGCAGGATGGTGCGGATGTCGCCCAACAGGTCGCTCAGACGCTTGGTGAAGCGTGCAGCGGCGGCGCCGTTGATCACACGGTGATCGTAGGACAGCGACAACGGCAACATCAGCTTCGGCTGGAAAGCTTTACCGTCCCAGACCGGCTGGATGGTGGCCTTGGAGACACCCAGGATCGCCACTTCCGGCGCGTTGACGATCGGCGTGAAGCCGGTGCCGCCAATGTGACCGAGGCTGGAGATGGTGAAGCAGGCGCCCTGCATGTCGTCGGCGGTGAGCTTCTTGTTCCGGGCCTTTTCAGCCAGGGCAGCGGCTTCGCCAGCCAGTTGCAGCAGGCTCTTCTGGTCGACGTTGCGGATGACCGGTACCAGCAGGCCTTCCGGGGTGTCGACGGCAAAGCCGATGTGTACGTATTTCTTGCGGATCACAGCCTTGCCACTTGGGGCCAGGGAGGCGTTGAAGTCCGGCAGTTCCTTGAGCAGATGTGCGCACGCCTTGAGCAGCAGCGGCAGTACGGTCAGCTTCACGCCGGCCTTTTCCGCCACGGCTTTCTGTGCCACGCGGAAAGCTTCCAGCTCGGTGATGTCGGCCTGGTCGAACTGAGTCACATGCGGAATGTTCAGCCAGCTGCGATGCAGGCTCGACGCGCCGATTTGCATCAGGCGAGTCATGGCCACTTCTTCGGTTTCGCCGAAGCGGCTGAAATCCACCGCCGGGATCGGCGGGATACCTGCGCCGCCGGTGGCGCCTTCGGCCGGTGCGTTCTTGGCCTTCTGCATCATGGCCTTGACGTAAGCCTGCACGTCTTCTTTCAACACGCGGCCGTGTGGGCCGCTCGGGCCGACGGCAGACAGCTCGACGCCGAATTCACGGGCCAGCTGACGTACCGCAGGACCGGCGTGCACCTTGGCACCACTTGGCGCAGGCGCGGCGGCAGGGGCTGGAGCCGCCTCAGCCTTGGCAGCAGGCGCGGCAGCGGCCGGTGCCGGAGCAGCTTCGGTCTTGGCAGCCGGTGCATCGGCCTGGACTGGTGCGACAGGTGCGGCAGCACCGGCCACTTTCAGCTTCAGGATCAGATCACCGGTGCCCACTTCGTCTTCCAGCTTGATCTCGACGCTTTCCACCACACCGGCGGCTGGCGACGGGATTTCCATGCTGGCCTTGTCGGATTCCAGGGTGATCAGCGACTGGTCGGCTTCGACGGTATCGCCGACCTTGACCAGTACTTCGATGATCTTGGCCTTGCCCGCCGAGCCGATGTCCGGAACATGAATGTCCTGGACCGTGGCAGCGGCAGGCGCAGCGGCCGGGGCGGGAGCTGCCGCGGCAGCCGGTGCAGCAGCGGCAGGCTTTTCAGCCGCCGCCGGGGCGGCAGCAGGAGCCGTCGCTTCAGGCGCCGCAGCGGCGCCCTCGACTTCCAGCTCCAGCAGTTCGTCGCCTTCTTTCAGGCGGTCGCCCAGCTTCACTTTCAGGCTCTTGATGATACCGGCCTTCGGCGCAGGCACTTCCATGCTGGCCTTGTCCGATTCAAGCGTCAGGATGCTCTGGTCGGCTTCGATACGGTCGCCGACCTTCACAAACAGTTCAATTACTTCACCTTCACCGCTGCCGATGTCAGGTACGCGAATGAGTTCGCTCACGAAAATTCTCCTCAGCAGTCCAGTGGGTTGCGTTTTTCTGGATCGATGCCGAACTTGACGATGGCCTCGGCCACCACCTTGGGTTCGATATCGCCACGGTCAGCCAAGGCTTCCAGGGCTGCCAACACAACGAACTTACGGTCGACTTCGAAGAAGTGACGCAGCTTCTTGCGGCTGTCGCTACGGCCGAAGCCGTCGGTGCCCAGCACTTTGAATTCCTTGGAAGGAACCCACTGGCGGATCTGCTCGGCGAACAGCTTCATGTAGTCGGTAGAGGCGATGACCGGACCTTTACGGCCGTTCAGGCATTCTTCGACGTAGCTCAGCTTAGGCTTCTGGCCAGGGTGCAGGCGGTTGCTGCGCTCTACGGCCAGACCGTCGCGACGCAGTTCGTTGAAGCTGGTAACGCTCCACACGTCGGCGCCGACGTTGAACTCTTCACGCAGGATCTTCGCTGCTTCACGCACTTCGCGCAGGATGGTGCCGGAGCCCATCAGTTGGACGTGGTGCGCCGCT
Coding sequences within:
- a CDS encoding alkaline phosphatase D family protein yields the protein MFTPTVGPIVGHTTTDHARIFLRGDHDNNLAFAGIRYRRQGDTAWSKGHFVQLKAYRDMTDVIVLQGLQPDTTYEYQAGWLSPLSPTHTVETVQELPLQWPRKTYHLRTQPRETSTPRAYIVGSCRYLRITRGVPLLPGLGDRTFAGINRVVEQADPPINAVLMTGDQIYLDDLNVIAPDRNYKNILFKYRTAFTQPHIRKLMSSVPTYMILDDHEIEDNWPANKTGNDEVLYANAMSAYSLYQASHSPAHELSSAGTFNKSLKRYWYLVTHGDIEWFVTDSRTQRNLAADDRRILDDEQEQTLLKWLIHSPARVKFVVTSVMFFPDSKRNDGDAWQAFAKQRLRLLETIRNQGIKNVIFVSGDVHGSMTSRLYHSQDPDFEVNTVVSSPFYNSKLLPFAKASDFIFDLPLARTEHGEYHYALTSPVVSQDNFARLHVAAQSVQVIFHDRDGHPLQTVDIPLR
- the aceF gene encoding dihydrolipoyllysine-residue acetyltransferase — protein: MSELIRVPDIGSGEGEVIELFVKVGDRIEADQSILTLESDKASMEVPAPKAGIIKSLKVKLGDRLKEGDELLELEVEGAAAAPEATAPAAAPAAAEKPAAAAPAAAAAPAPAAAPAAATVQDIHVPDIGSAGKAKIIEVLVKVGDTVEADQSLITLESDKASMEIPSPAAGVVESVEIKLEDEVGTGDLILKLKVAGAAAPVAPVQADAPAAKTEAAPAPAAAAPAAKAEAAPAPAAAPAPSGAKVHAGPAVRQLAREFGVELSAVGPSGPHGRVLKEDVQAYVKAMMQKAKNAPAEGATGGAGIPPIPAVDFSRFGETEEVAMTRLMQIGASSLHRSWLNIPHVTQFDQADITELEAFRVAQKAVAEKAGVKLTVLPLLLKACAHLLKELPDFNASLAPSGKAVIRKKYVHIGFAVDTPEGLLVPVIRNVDQKSLLQLAGEAAALAEKARNKKLTADDMQGACFTISSLGHIGGTGFTPIVNAPEVAILGVSKATIQPVWDGKAFQPKLMLPLSLSYDHRVINGAAAARFTKRLSDLLGDIRTILL